In a single window of the Ruminococcus albus 7 = DSM 20455 genome:
- a CDS encoding GHKL domain-containing protein: MNFSLMLRYFTELAMIIPAAAIAIIPVYRFRRVNKPFLFCSLAILLSFFTIGGAALCSIMRIPTNTLLFPSMATLFIIYHFCFELSVFKKIFAFANSVFLCGFATTYNTFLTAPLELKNTYNVYTQLSGTICLGVASSIGVVFARTLFKKIPDMFDNESLDQAWRVLSIAPVVGAVVIIWINPVSAENVMTGRLRKICIVTFLNIPLITLFLFHILWWLSNKLTERAEMERSLDLFQMEENQYRKTRRYLQESSQLRHDFRQHILLINEYLKKGQTDKLNEYLAPLVEHISQSHKILCENQAVDAIASHYDEVAKSLEIAINWSIDLGDDLPVKESDMCAVMGNLVENAIRAASELDGDNRLVNVRIGMLNPKTLVLSIYNPYRGRIEIGRNDLPITNKDGHGIGLHSVQNIVKRYKGSMVIETHNGIFNVSILMYRPEQEAVTSPAR, from the coding sequence ATGAATTTCAGCCTGATGCTGCGGTATTTCACCGAGCTTGCAATGATCATACCTGCCGCTGCCATCGCTATAATTCCTGTGTATCGTTTCCGAAGGGTCAACAAACCGTTTCTGTTCTGCTCACTTGCGATACTGCTCTCGTTCTTCACTATAGGCGGCGCCGCACTATGCTCAATTATGCGGATCCCAACGAATACCCTGCTTTTCCCATCAATGGCGACACTTTTTATAATATATCATTTCTGCTTTGAACTGTCCGTTTTCAAAAAAATATTTGCGTTTGCAAATTCTGTATTCCTGTGCGGCTTTGCTACCACCTACAACACATTTCTCACCGCGCCCCTTGAACTGAAAAACACATATAATGTCTATACCCAGCTTTCAGGTACGATATGTCTTGGGGTCGCATCATCTATCGGGGTGGTCTTTGCACGAACGCTGTTCAAAAAGATTCCGGATATGTTTGATAACGAAAGTCTCGATCAGGCTTGGCGCGTTCTTTCCATAGCCCCTGTAGTGGGTGCTGTTGTAATTATCTGGATAAATCCCGTCAGTGCGGAGAATGTCATGACAGGCAGACTGAGAAAGATTTGCATTGTTACATTTCTTAATATCCCGCTGATAACGTTGTTCCTTTTTCATATACTTTGGTGGCTTTCAAATAAGCTGACCGAGCGTGCGGAAATGGAACGAAGCCTTGACCTGTTTCAGATGGAAGAAAACCAGTACAGAAAAACAAGGCGCTACTTACAGGAATCCTCCCAGCTCCGCCACGATTTCCGCCAGCATATACTCCTCATCAATGAATATCTGAAAAAAGGTCAGACGGACAAACTGAACGAATACCTCGCTCCCCTTGTGGAGCATATCTCACAGAGTCACAAAATACTATGCGAAAATCAGGCAGTAGATGCTATAGCAAGTCACTATGATGAAGTTGCAAAGTCGCTGGAGATCGCGATAAACTGGTCCATAGACTTAGGTGATGATCTGCCGGTGAAAGAATCTGATATGTGCGCAGTTATGGGAAACCTGGTGGAAAATGCCATACGTGCAGCATCCGAGCTTGACGGTGACAACCGTCTTGTAAATGTCCGAATAGGTATGCTGAACCCGAAAACACTGGTACTATCCATATACAATCCCTATCGCGGCAGAATAGAGATTGGCAGGAACGATCTGCCGATAACTAACAAGGATGGGCATGGCATAGGTCTTCATTCTGTACAGAACATCGTGAAACGATACAAAGGCTCAATGGTCATCGAAACTCACAACGGGATATTCAACGTAAGCATACTCATGTACCGCCCCGAGCAAGAAGCTGTCACGAGCCCCGCACGCTGA
- a CDS encoding LytR/AlgR family response regulator transcription factor, translated as MELNIAVVDDLEHDRIVIKNCLDRFFNDRRNCNVRTANYSSAEEFLRSYRKGMFEIVFIDVCMGEMDGLTLAEQLRIADRDIGIIFMSTTRDFVFQSFPSQPKGYLCKPFEYAAFAEIMSRTIRDMDAEEKMLKVNIPHMVVEIPLSEIVAVLSNNHSVDVKLITGEVKHSIMLFGELESALENEPNFLFCSRGVIVNMDYASQVRGDQIIMQDEIIYPVRRRGRKDILAKFTKYAASRMRRRLDI; from the coding sequence ATGGAGCTTAATATCGCGGTCGTTGATGACCTTGAACACGACCGCATCGTCATAAAGAACTGCCTTGACCGTTTTTTCAACGATCGTCGCAACTGTAATGTAAGGACAGCAAATTACTCATCCGCCGAGGAATTTCTAAGATCCTACCGAAAAGGTATGTTTGAGATCGTATTTATTGATGTGTGCATGGGTGAAATGGACGGACTAACGCTTGCAGAACAACTGCGTATAGCTGACCGTGATATCGGTATCATTTTTATGTCCACCACACGCGATTTCGTTTTTCAGTCATTCCCTTCCCAGCCCAAAGGCTACCTGTGCAAGCCCTTTGAGTATGCTGCCTTTGCCGAGATCATGAGCAGGACCATACGTGATATGGATGCAGAGGAAAAAATGCTGAAAGTAAACATCCCACACATGGTAGTTGAGATACCCCTTTCCGAGATAGTCGCTGTGCTTTCCAATAATCACTCAGTCGATGTTAAACTGATCACAGGCGAAGTAAAGCATAGCATCATGCTGTTCGGCGAACTGGAATCTGCTTTGGAAAATGAGCCGAATTTCCTGTTCTGCAGCCGAGGCGTAATAGTCAACATGGATTATGCCTCACAGGTCAGGGGCGATCAGATAATCATGCAGGACGAGATCATATATCCGGTCCGCAGACGCGGGCGCAAGGATATTCTTGCAAAATTCACGAAGTACGCTGCATCGCGTATGCGCAGGAGGCTCGATATATGA
- a CDS encoding glycosyl hydrolase has protein sequence MDNIKARHKRVLAAVCAAVCVLASVPVSAEKAAARYEAEKAVLDKVDVQGDYVSLKSEGSVTFKVEISETGWYDLDFISSGIGGSKENNASVDGEFTGRFKSESGAMNDSEIKNVFMEKGSHDITVTPSWGWINIDALVINAAQLKNSYDVKGELSNKNATDSTKRLMAFLKDNYGMKTISGQQCDGGLNGTEFKVIKEATGKTPALVGLDLMDYTPSRVSLGAKGNSVEKAIEFSKAGGIVEMCWHWSAPRKYIKEGKDSNGNPMWWGSFYTANVTIDFDAVMNGKDPEGYKLLMSDIDTIAAELKKLQDADVPILFRPLHEGSGGWFWWGSGSANSYKKLWVTMYDKLTNEHGLNNLIWVYNGQSKDWYPGDEYVDIIGEDIYPGKQVTSPQSSKFLEAADYTDDTKIVTLSENGCLFDPDVAHDRNTLWSWFCIWGGEFVRSGSKLSEEYSTAEMWKKVYNSEYVLTLDELPDLRSYPVEGDVPPVDDLQTGDINHDGKVDVTDISLAAALVKGIKTPKDKTAADVNGDGKVNITDISLIAAHIKGIRNL, from the coding sequence ATGGATAATATCAAAGCAAGGCACAAAAGGGTGCTGGCAGCTGTATGCGCTGCAGTCTGTGTTCTGGCATCAGTACCTGTTTCAGCTGAGAAAGCTGCGGCAAGATATGAGGCTGAGAAGGCAGTACTGGACAAAGTTGACGTTCAGGGAGATTATGTAAGCCTGAAAAGCGAGGGCAGTGTGACTTTCAAGGTGGAGATATCTGAGACCGGCTGGTACGATCTGGATTTCATAAGTTCGGGCATTGGCGGCAGCAAGGAGAACAACGCTTCCGTAGATGGTGAGTTCACAGGCAGATTCAAGTCTGAAAGCGGCGCTATGAACGATTCGGAAATAAAGAATGTATTCATGGAAAAGGGCAGCCATGACATCACTGTGACACCCTCATGGGGCTGGATAAACATCGATGCACTGGTGATAAATGCAGCACAGCTGAAAAACAGCTACGATGTTAAGGGTGAGCTTTCAAATAAAAATGCCACTGACAGCACCAAGCGTCTTATGGCTTTCCTGAAAGACAACTACGGTATGAAGACAATTTCGGGACAGCAGTGCGACGGCGGTCTGAACGGCACAGAATTTAAGGTAATAAAGGAAGCTACAGGCAAGACCCCTGCACTGGTCGGACTTGACCTTATGGACTACACACCGTCAAGAGTATCTCTTGGCGCAAAGGGAAACTCAGTAGAAAAGGCAATTGAATTCTCTAAGGCAGGCGGAATAGTTGAGATGTGCTGGCACTGGAGCGCACCCAGAAAGTACATAAAAGAGGGAAAAGACAGCAACGGCAACCCCATGTGGTGGGGCAGTTTTTACACCGCAAATGTTACTATTGATTTTGATGCTGTAATGAACGGCAAGGATCCCGAGGGTTATAAGCTGCTGATGTCTGATATTGATACTATAGCAGCTGAACTGAAAAAACTGCAGGATGCAGATGTTCCGATACTGTTCAGACCTCTCCACGAGGGCAGCGGCGGCTGGTTCTGGTGGGGCAGTGGAAGCGCGAACAGTTACAAAAAGCTCTGGGTGACCATGTATGACAAGCTTACAAATGAACATGGTCTGAACAATCTGATATGGGTATACAACGGTCAGTCAAAGGACTGGTATCCCGGAGATGAGTATGTGGATATCATCGGTGAAGACATATACCCCGGCAAGCAGGTGACTTCTCCTCAGTCAAGCAAGTTCCTGGAGGCTGCAGATTATACCGATGACACAAAGATAGTAACCCTTTCGGAGAACGGCTGTCTTTTTGATCCCGATGTAGCTCATGACAGAAATACCCTGTGGAGCTGGTTCTGTATCTGGGGCGGAGAATTCGTTCGCAGCGGCAGCAAGCTTTCGGAAGAGTACTCCACCGCTGAGATGTGGAAGAAAGTCTATAACAGCGAATATGTTCTGACACTGGATGAGCTCCCCGACCTTAGATCTTATCCCGTCGAAGGTGATGTACCACCCGTAGATGATCTTCAGACAGGTGATATCAACCACGACGGCAAGGTAGATGTTACTGACATTTCTCTTGCAGCGGCACTGGTCAAGGGAATAAAGACACCTAAGGACAAAACCGCAGCCGATGTAAACGGCGACGGCAAGGTGAATATTACAGACATTTCACTGATAGCTGCACATATTAAAGGGATAAGAAATCTTTGA